One Paenibacillus crassostreae DNA segment encodes these proteins:
- a CDS encoding GntR family transcriptional regulator: MDLFMKANPISTRDAIYYSLRDEIVLLALPPGTAISEKEMSIKFNVSRTPVRESFVRLSQEGLLEIYPQRGTVVSLIDLELVEEARFMREQLEKSIIQLACVSFPPEQLVVLKSNLAMQQLSMQEQNHIKMFELDEAFHRTLFEGCKKLNTWTIMQQMNVHLNRTRTLRLAADQHWDQLYTQHLQMIQAIEEHDTKQAEQLMSDHLHLTITDQALLQEKYPAYFKNV; the protein is encoded by the coding sequence TTGGATCTATTTATGAAAGCGAACCCAATTTCGACCAGAGACGCAATTTATTATTCACTACGGGATGAAATTGTGTTATTAGCATTACCACCAGGTACCGCAATATCCGAGAAAGAAATGTCTATCAAATTCAATGTCAGCAGAACGCCTGTTAGAGAAAGCTTCGTTAGGTTATCCCAAGAAGGATTACTAGAAATCTATCCTCAACGTGGAACGGTCGTCTCTCTGATTGACCTTGAACTTGTTGAAGAAGCTCGCTTTATGCGAGAGCAATTAGAGAAATCCATCATACAACTTGCTTGCGTAAGTTTTCCACCTGAGCAATTAGTGGTATTAAAAAGTAATCTAGCAATGCAACAATTAAGCATGCAAGAACAGAATCATATCAAAATGTTCGAGCTTGATGAAGCCTTTCATCGCACACTTTTTGAAGGATGTAAGAAACTCAATACCTGGACGATCATGCAACAAATGAATGTTCACTTAAATCGAACTAGAACATTGCGTTTGGCAGCGGATCAACACTGGGATCAACTATACACACAACATCTTCAAATGATACAAGCGATAGAGGAACATGATACGAAGCAAGCTGAACAGTTAATGAGCGACCACTTGCATCTGACAATTACAGATCAAGCTCTGCTGCAGGAGAAGTACCCCGCTTATTTTAAAAATGTATAG
- a CDS encoding ATP-binding protein produces MKLVPKMVIVMMVLIMIILVTITTTIGGVQQERTIEISEWKLKWTSMNDLTVTAHNISLEQQEGWIVSDSNESISPDKTSEFIWYKIELPEMIWNIPSLYISEYYGKYVIVRTDSAMIYESEHMNDNIVNKIILPLERSNSNETLYIGVETNKDTIGTLILGNYSDLLSVYVKQGLIDVILGSSFIFISMVMLICSFFLRKEFLAMWVSLAIIIFSTSVLMLTYSSYMYTLFGQHEEFFIIVFDCALFILLPSLTFFFEVIFGSGYRSVLKYFCKFQVGYSVVCFILMLMNFLFINKFYVIYYFVSAQMLGYTIIIQCILLVFSSIVYIVKKNKDALILSIGFTLFAGTALFEMIQFYARSGDYNFIAWKWGVVSFIVSLIAISGRKFTDNHDQIVQYSKELELINNELQRSEKLEIISELAASVAHEVRNPLQVTRGFLQLLTERYEQEQAQMYLIMALDELDCASNIITDFLTFAKPDFDQITELNIYDELTHIESILIPLANLSDGVVSMDIPHDLSIMGNSSKFKQALINLIKNSIEAWNGRGIIRIWAYKNNSIVTVHIEDNGVGMDQEELTRLGAPYFSNKTKGTGLGLMVSFRIIEAMQGEIQYKSQKGAGTEAIITFPSSK; encoded by the coding sequence ATGAAGCTTGTACCCAAAATGGTAATTGTTATGATGGTGCTAATAATGATTATATTAGTAACTATTACAACTACCATTGGAGGAGTTCAGCAAGAAAGAACAATAGAAATATCAGAATGGAAGCTTAAATGGACTTCAATGAATGATCTAACAGTAACAGCACATAATATAAGTTTAGAGCAGCAAGAGGGATGGATTGTAAGTGACTCGAACGAATCGATATCACCTGATAAAACATCCGAATTCATATGGTATAAGATCGAATTACCTGAAATGATTTGGAATATTCCATCATTATATATTAGTGAATATTATGGAAAGTATGTAATCGTTAGGACTGACAGTGCCATGATATATGAATCTGAGCACATGAATGACAATATAGTTAATAAAATTATTCTTCCTTTAGAGAGGAGTAATTCTAATGAGACACTATATATAGGAGTTGAAACTAACAAAGATACAATAGGAACGCTCATACTAGGAAACTATTCTGATCTTCTCTCAGTTTATGTGAAACAGGGTTTAATTGATGTTATTTTAGGTAGTTCATTTATCTTTATATCGATGGTTATGTTGATATGTTCTTTCTTTCTAAGAAAAGAATTTTTAGCAATGTGGGTTTCATTAGCTATAATCATTTTTTCGACAAGTGTTTTAATGCTTACCTATTCTTCATATATGTACACGTTATTTGGACAGCATGAGGAGTTTTTCATTATAGTTTTTGATTGTGCTCTTTTTATACTATTACCTTCATTGACGTTCTTTTTCGAGGTGATATTTGGAAGTGGCTATCGCTCTGTGCTTAAATATTTTTGCAAATTTCAAGTGGGATACTCAGTTGTTTGTTTTATATTGATGTTAATGAATTTTCTTTTCATAAATAAATTTTATGTTATTTATTACTTTGTCTCTGCTCAAATGTTAGGATATACGATTATAATTCAATGTATATTATTAGTTTTTTCTTCAATAGTTTATATTGTGAAAAAGAATAAAGATGCTTTGATTTTGTCGATAGGATTTACTTTATTTGCAGGAACTGCATTATTTGAAATGATTCAATTCTATGCTAGATCAGGAGATTATAATTTTATTGCTTGGAAATGGGGAGTTGTATCCTTTATTGTGTCGCTTATTGCGATTAGTGGGAGAAAGTTCACTGATAATCATGATCAAATTGTTCAATACTCTAAGGAGTTAGAATTGATCAATAATGAATTACAGCGTTCTGAGAAGCTAGAGATCATTAGTGAACTAGCTGCCTCAGTCGCGCATGAGGTAAGGAATCCTTTACAGGTTACAAGAGGGTTCTTACAGTTATTAACCGAAAGGTATGAACAAGAACAGGCGCAAATGTACCTGATAATGGCACTTGATGAATTGGATTGTGCATCGAATATTATTACTGATTTTTTAACATTCGCTAAGCCAGATTTCGATCAGATCACTGAATTGAATATATATGATGAACTGACACATATCGAGAGTATTCTCATACCACTTGCTAATCTTTCAGATGGAGTGGTTAGTATGGATATACCTCACGACCTTAGTATCATGGGGAATTCATCCAAATTCAAACAGGCTCTTATCAATTTAATTAAGAATAGTATCGAGGCTTGGAATGGTAGGGGAATAATTAGAATATGGGCGTATAAGAATAATTCAATTGTAACGGTACATATTGAAGATAACGGCGTAGGAATGGATCAAGAGGAATTAACAAGATTGGGTGCTCCTTACTTTTCCAATAAAACGAAAGGAACTGGATTAGGTTTGATGGTGAGTTTTCGAATAATAGAGGCTATGCAAGGAGAGATTCAGTATAAGAGTCAAAAAGGGGCAGGAACCGAGGCTATCATTACGTTCCCATCCAGCAAGTAG
- a CDS encoding sensor histidine kinase codes for MKWVTRNILVIIFVMIVMSSFNPIDAFHSVETKNHSISISNWQYYWGESDREPIMTSYPLESSNSWVWHNSNQGYLKPQQSTDTLWIKFRLPAYDLSSPALYINKVYAKGINIYINNTIIYQKDRSHKYDLNTIFLPLKPVDAGKEVIMSMYSERDRLGIDKEIVIGDYQPILKQYVRGNIIDIIAGVAVVFVALVMVICSVFLSKGHIKDWISVNIVLLSVGIIIITYSPFLYTHYGEYGHIYLVLFDIALYIFLPGLTYVFESMIGIGYGGVIRKFRKIQMIYFSCFFAFMFLNLFLDIEYERFYLFSLSMIGTLIIIQGIILMTHAVYYGIKGNKDAGIIAWGFTIFTVVVIAEFSWFFLSQGKYELFIWKWGLICFITSFIILLGRKLTMNHRQVIEYSKELERFNNELQRSEKMDIISELAASVAHEVRNPLQVTRGFLQLLEQKSKDKDKEYLRLALDELDRASDIITDFLTFAKPEIQQATTLDVLGEFRHIEGILLPLANYQAGRVQIDIPSGLLIIGNASKFKQAFVNMIKNSIEALGKDGLIRIWAYEDSGQIVIHILDNGVGMEDEDIKHLGEPYYSNKTRGTGLGLMVTFRIIEAMNGSITFTSEKWVGTEVITRFPSAYHEDMI; via the coding sequence ATGAAGTGGGTTACAAGAAATATACTTGTTATCATATTCGTTATGATCGTCATGTCATCTTTCAATCCGATCGATGCATTTCATTCTGTTGAAACAAAGAATCACTCTATTTCAATTTCGAATTGGCAATACTACTGGGGTGAGAGTGATAGGGAGCCCATAATGACATCGTATCCATTAGAATCTTCGAATTCTTGGGTTTGGCATAATTCGAATCAGGGTTATCTGAAACCACAACAATCAACAGATACTCTATGGATTAAATTCAGACTTCCAGCATATGATCTTTCTTCACCTGCATTATACATCAATAAAGTCTATGCAAAAGGGATAAATATATATATTAATAATACGATAATTTATCAGAAGGATAGATCTCACAAGTATGATCTAAACACGATATTTCTGCCATTAAAGCCCGTGGATGCAGGTAAGGAAGTAATAATGAGTATGTATTCAGAGCGTGATCGACTTGGTATAGATAAAGAAATAGTTATAGGAGATTATCAGCCCATCCTGAAACAATATGTTAGAGGGAATATAATAGATATTATCGCGGGAGTTGCTGTTGTATTTGTTGCACTAGTCATGGTGATTTGTTCAGTATTTTTAAGCAAAGGACATATCAAGGATTGGATTTCTGTAAATATTGTATTATTATCGGTAGGTATTATTATCATTACATACTCGCCATTCTTGTATACGCATTATGGAGAATATGGACATATTTATCTTGTTCTATTTGATATTGCTCTTTATATATTTTTGCCAGGGTTGACATATGTATTTGAGTCTATGATTGGCATAGGATATGGTGGAGTTATCCGTAAGTTCCGAAAAATTCAAATGATCTATTTTAGTTGTTTTTTTGCTTTCATGTTTTTAAACTTATTTCTTGATATCGAATATGAAAGATTTTATTTGTTCTCTTTATCAATGATAGGGACACTAATCATTATTCAAGGTATTATACTTATGACTCATGCAGTGTACTACGGAATAAAGGGAAATAAAGACGCCGGAATTATTGCTTGGGGGTTTACGATATTCACAGTTGTTGTGATAGCTGAGTTCTCTTGGTTCTTCTTATCTCAGGGGAAATATGAATTATTTATATGGAAATGGGGACTTATTTGTTTTATAACTTCTTTCATCATATTACTTGGAAGGAAGTTAACCATGAACCATCGCCAAGTCATTGAGTATTCAAAGGAACTGGAACGATTTAATAATGAATTGCAGCGCTCTGAGAAGATGGATATTATTAGTGAACTTGCAGCATCGGTTGCACATGAAGTAAGGAATCCACTTCAAGTAACTAGAGGGTTTCTTCAATTACTTGAGCAGAAGTCAAAGGATAAAGATAAAGAATATTTGAGACTAGCTCTAGATGAGCTAGATAGAGCATCGGATATCATTACTGACTTTTTAACATTTGCCAAACCTGAGATTCAACAGGCCACTACACTGGATGTATTGGGGGAATTTAGGCATATTGAAGGTATATTATTACCCTTAGCTAATTATCAAGCAGGAAGAGTACAGATAGATATTCCATCTGGATTGCTGATTATCGGGAATGCCTCAAAATTTAAACAAGCATTCGTTAATATGATTAAAAATAGTATCGAGGCTTTAGGAAAAGATGGACTTATTCGAATATGGGCTTATGAAGATTCAGGACAGATCGTAATTCATATCCTTGATAATGGCGTAGGTATGGAAGACGAAGATATTAAGCACTTGGGAGAACCTTACTATTCGAATAAGACCAGAGGAACAGGTCTCGGTCTAATGGTGACATTCCGAATCATTGAAGCGATGAATGGCAGTATTACATTTACAAGTGAGAAATGGGTAGGTACTGAGGTGATAACTCGTTTCCCAAGTGCTTATCATGAGGATATGATATAA
- a CDS encoding GH36-type glycosyl hydrolase domain-containing protein, which yields MKFGFFDDVNKEYVINTPKTPYPWINYLGNEKFFGLMSNTAGGYSFYRDARLRRLTRYRYNNIPVDNGGRYFYLYDEGDFWTPGWMPVKRDLDFYECRHGLGYTSITGERNGIKVNQLALVPLNYNGEVHKVTVSNTSNATKKVKLFSFVEFCLWNAYDDMTNFQRNLNTGEVEVKDSVIYHKTEYRERRNHFAFFSANRPMDGFDTDRESFLGLYNGLESPQVVAAGQSSNSVASGWSPIASHCMEIELAPGEEISYNFILGYVENPEEEKWEALDVINKTRAEAMIAQFANESDVDRAMEELQAYWNDLLSKYTVNSGDDKLDRMVNIWNPYQCMVTFNMSRSASYFESGIGRGMGFRDSNQDLLGFVHQIPERAKERIIDIASTQFENGGAYHQYQPLTKQGNNEIGGGFNDDPLWLILGTAAYIKETGDFSILDEEVPFDSNPNNTASLFEHLKRSFYHVIENMGPHGLPLIGRADWNDCLNLNCFSNVPDEPYQTTQNIEGRTAESVFIAGLFVFTGPDFVELCKRRGLDEEATIAQKHIDTMRATTLEHGFDGEWFLRAYDHYGNKIGSKENEEGQIFIEPQGFCVMAGIGVEEGLAKKALDAVEERLDTKYGIVLQNPPYSKYYINLGEISSYPPGYKENAGIFCHNNPWIMMAETTIGRGDRAFDLYKKIAPAYLEEISDVHRTEPYVYSQMIAGKDAVRQGEAKNSWLTGTAAWNFVAITQAILGIQPEYDGLQVNPCIPTAWDGFSITRVFRGDTFVINITNPNHVSKGVASVTVDGKSIEGNILPVIGDGKSHQVEVVLG from the coding sequence ATGAAGTTTGGTTTTTTCGATGATGTTAATAAAGAATATGTCATTAACACGCCCAAAACCCCGTATCCATGGATCAACTATCTTGGTAATGAGAAATTTTTCGGATTAATGTCGAATACTGCAGGGGGATACTCATTTTACCGTGATGCACGCCTTCGTAGATTGACACGTTACCGTTACAATAATATTCCAGTCGATAATGGTGGTCGCTACTTCTACCTATATGATGAAGGTGATTTCTGGACTCCAGGTTGGATGCCGGTAAAAAGAGATCTTGATTTCTATGAATGCCGTCATGGTCTAGGTTATACATCTATTACTGGTGAAAGAAATGGAATTAAAGTGAATCAATTGGCTCTAGTTCCATTGAATTATAACGGTGAAGTTCATAAAGTTACCGTTTCTAATACATCTAATGCTACGAAGAAAGTGAAATTATTCTCCTTTGTAGAGTTCTGTTTATGGAATGCATACGACGATATGACTAACTTCCAACGTAACCTGAATACAGGTGAAGTAGAAGTGAAGGATTCAGTTATCTATCATAAGACTGAATATCGCGAACGTCGTAATCACTTTGCATTCTTCTCTGCTAACCGTCCAATGGATGGATTCGATACTGATCGTGAATCTTTCCTAGGTCTATACAATGGTCTAGAGAGTCCACAAGTAGTGGCTGCAGGACAATCTTCTAATTCAGTTGCTAGTGGTTGGTCACCGATTGCTTCACATTGTATGGAGATTGAACTTGCTCCAGGTGAAGAGATTAGTTACAACTTCATTCTAGGTTATGTTGAGAACCCAGAAGAAGAGAAGTGGGAAGCATTGGATGTCATCAACAAGACCCGTGCTGAAGCGATGATTGCACAATTTGCGAACGAATCCGATGTGGATAGAGCGATGGAAGAACTTCAAGCTTACTGGAATGACCTACTATCTAAATATACGGTTAACAGTGGTGACGATAAACTGGATCGTATGGTTAATATCTGGAATCCATATCAATGTATGGTTACCTTCAATATGTCACGTTCTGCTTCTTACTTTGAGTCTGGTATTGGTCGTGGTATGGGCTTCCGTGATTCGAACCAGGATCTACTTGGATTCGTACATCAGATTCCAGAACGTGCGAAAGAACGTATTATCGATATCGCGTCTACTCAATTTGAGAATGGCGGAGCTTATCATCAGTACCAACCATTAACGAAACAAGGTAACAATGAAATCGGTGGTGGATTCAATGATGATCCACTATGGTTGATCCTTGGAACCGCTGCTTATATTAAAGAAACTGGAGACTTCAGTATTCTTGATGAAGAGGTACCTTTCGACAGTAATCCTAATAATACAGCAAGCTTATTCGAACACTTGAAACGTTCTTTCTATCACGTTATTGAGAATATGGGGCCGCATGGCTTGCCGCTCATTGGACGTGCAGACTGGAACGATTGCCTGAATCTAAACTGTTTCTCTAATGTACCGGATGAGCCTTACCAAACAACTCAGAACATAGAAGGACGTACAGCAGAATCCGTATTTATTGCAGGATTATTCGTCTTCACTGGTCCAGACTTCGTGGAACTATGTAAACGTAGAGGGCTTGATGAAGAAGCTACTATTGCACAGAAACATATTGATACGATGCGTGCAACGACGTTAGAACATGGATTTGACGGAGAATGGTTCTTGCGTGCTTACGATCATTATGGTAACAAAATAGGTAGTAAGGAGAATGAAGAAGGTCAAATCTTCATTGAACCACAAGGATTCTGTGTTATGGCTGGTATTGGTGTTGAAGAGGGATTAGCGAAGAAAGCATTGGATGCGGTTGAGGAAAGATTGGATACGAAATATGGTATCGTTCTTCAGAATCCACCATACTCCAAATATTATATTAACCTTGGAGAAATCTCTTCATATCCACCAGGATATAAAGAAAATGCAGGTATCTTCTGCCACAACAATCCTTGGATTATGATGGCTGAGACGACGATTGGTCGCGGAGATCGTGCATTTGATCTTTACAAGAAGATCGCTCCTGCATACTTGGAAGAGATCAGTGATGTTCACCGTACGGAGCCATATGTATACTCGCAAATGATCGCAGGTAAAGATGCTGTACGTCAAGGTGAAGCGAAGAATTCATGGTTAACAGGTACTGCAGCATGGAACTTTGTAGCGATTACACAAGCTATTCTCGGTATTCAACCAGAATATGATGGATTACAAGTGAACCCTTGTATTCCAACCGCTTGGGATGGCTTCAGCATCACTCGCGTGTTCCGTGGAGATACTTTCGTTATTAACATTACTAATCCTAATCATGTATCCAAAGGTGTAGCTTCTGTTACTGTGGATGGTAAATCAATCGAAGGTAACATACTTCCTGTTATTGGAGACGGTAAGTCACATCAAGTTGAAGTTGTATTAGGTTAA
- the uxuA gene encoding mannonate dehydratase, translated as MKMVFRWFGDDNDTVTLQQIKQIPGVEGIAWALHDEIAGDEWPMDKILDVKKKADQAGLHIHVVESVNIHEDIKLGLPTRDKYIENYKKTIAKLAQVGVKVICYNFMPIFDWLRTDLYREASDGSTALFYEKNRINNLDPFELVDQINANSDFTMPGWEPERLQHLTSLFNAYRGVTSEDLWDHAKYFLDEIIPFAAEHDIKMAIHPDDPPWPIFGLPRIITSQEHIRRFLDLHDSPYNGLTLCSGSLGANPDNDVIAMVHEFAERIPFAHIRNVRVFENGDFIETSHRTQDGTVNITGIVQAYHENDFTGYCRPDHGRHIWDEQCRPGYGLYDRALGIMYLWGLWDAYQQASSYQGKKV; from the coding sequence ATGAAAATGGTATTTCGGTGGTTCGGTGATGATAATGATACGGTCACCCTTCAACAAATCAAACAAATTCCAGGTGTTGAAGGTATTGCATGGGCACTTCATGACGAAATTGCCGGCGATGAATGGCCTATGGATAAAATACTTGATGTCAAAAAAAAGGCTGATCAAGCCGGTCTACATATACATGTCGTGGAAAGTGTAAATATCCATGAAGATATTAAACTGGGTCTCCCCACTCGGGATAAGTATATTGAGAATTACAAGAAAACGATCGCTAAGCTAGCACAAGTTGGTGTTAAGGTCATTTGTTATAATTTTATGCCCATATTTGATTGGCTCCGTACAGATCTTTATAGAGAAGCAAGCGATGGTTCAACGGCTCTCTTTTATGAGAAGAATAGAATAAATAATCTTGATCCCTTCGAACTTGTGGATCAGATCAATGCGAACTCCGATTTCACCATGCCCGGCTGGGAACCTGAACGTTTACAGCACTTAACGTCATTATTTAATGCTTATCGTGGTGTCACTTCTGAAGATCTATGGGATCATGCCAAGTATTTCTTAGATGAGATTATTCCGTTCGCTGCTGAACATGATATTAAAATGGCTATTCATCCGGACGACCCACCTTGGCCTATATTCGGACTACCACGTATTATTACGAGCCAAGAACATATTCGAAGATTCTTAGATTTGCATGACAGTCCTTATAATGGTCTTACTTTATGTAGTGGTTCACTTGGAGCTAACCCTGATAACGACGTCATTGCGATGGTCCATGAATTTGCAGAACGGATTCCATTCGCTCACATTCGTAATGTTCGTGTTTTTGAGAATGGTGATTTCATTGAGACGTCACATCGTACGCAAGATGGTACGGTTAATATAACTGGTATTGTACAGGCTTACCACGAAAATGATTTCACTGGATATTGTCGCCCTGACCATGGTCGTCATATTTGGGATGAACAAT
- a CDS encoding NHLP leader peptide family RiPP precursor — MTQMALFQTQVINKAWEDPSFKALLLTDPKKAIKDALGVIIPEHIKLRTLEESSDEFYLVLPSSPSNNTPDNVQSKAMW, encoded by the coding sequence ATGACACAAATGGCTCTTTTTCAAACACAAGTAATTAACAAGGCATGGGAGGATCCAAGTTTCAAAGCGCTTCTATTAACAGATCCTAAGAAAGCTATCAAAGATGCGCTAGGAGTAATTATTCCAGAGCACATTAAACTTAGAACGTTGGAGGAGTCATCAGATGAATTCTATCTTGTGCTACCTTCAAGTCCTTCTAACAATACTCCGGATAACGTTCAATCAAAAGCAATGTGGTAA
- a CDS encoding LacI family DNA-binding transcriptional regulator, producing the protein MRSEDIAKLAGVSRSTVSRVINNYSNVPEKTREKVMKIVEEYHYEPNTSARILAGKSTNTIGLFVISTTEKHNPNRIYQNNYFAPFVDALVDTANAMGYYVLIHTIYSEDDFIKVKQAFQQKRIDGGIIVGTENNMAMARVIADLEVPFVLIDYDIAELLENRLDRNNLAVINSKDYEGAAKAVEHLISLGHRDIAFISGRQNTYSGKQRYQAYMTTMQDHGLKVIEKHVLSGDFLRAKAEQEVKKMLLCDAATWPSAIFSANDEMALGAMDACKGLGVLIPEQLSLIGFDDIPVAAQLNPNLSSVSLPIYEMSQKAALILVEMCEKGSASFSTISFPTQLMIRETTRELNASL; encoded by the coding sequence ATGCGAAGTGAAGATATCGCCAAACTTGCGGGGGTGTCTAGAAGCACAGTATCCCGTGTCATTAACAATTATTCTAACGTGCCTGAGAAGACACGAGAGAAAGTTATGAAGATTGTTGAGGAGTATCATTATGAGCCTAATACGTCTGCAAGGATATTAGCGGGTAAGAGTACCAATACGATTGGACTATTTGTAATAAGTACAACTGAAAAACATAACCCAAATCGTATATATCAGAACAATTACTTTGCGCCATTCGTTGATGCTCTTGTAGATACAGCTAATGCAATGGGCTATTATGTGCTTATTCACACCATATACTCCGAAGATGATTTTATAAAGGTTAAGCAAGCTTTCCAGCAGAAAAGAATTGATGGAGGCATTATTGTAGGTACTGAGAACAACATGGCTATGGCTAGAGTGATCGCTGATTTAGAGGTTCCTTTTGTCTTAATTGACTACGATATTGCTGAGTTGCTTGAGAATCGTCTCGACCGTAATAATCTGGCTGTAATTAATTCAAAGGATTATGAGGGTGCAGCGAAGGCAGTTGAACATCTAATAAGTCTGGGGCATCGAGATATTGCATTTATCAGTGGCCGCCAGAATACTTATTCTGGGAAGCAACGTTATCAGGCATATATGACGACGATGCAAGATCATGGTTTGAAAGTGATAGAAAAGCATGTCTTAAGTGGAGATTTCTTGAGGGCTAAAGCAGAACAAGAAGTGAAAAAGATGTTGTTATGTGATGCAGCAACATGGCCGAGTGCGATTTTCTCGGCAAATGATGAGATGGCACTTGGAGCAATGGATGCTTGTAAAGGACTTGGAGTATTAATTCCTGAACAGCTATCACTTATTGGATTTGATGATATTCCAGTAGCAGCTCAATTAAATCCTAATCTATCTTCTGTGAGCCTACCGATTTACGAGATGTCTCAGAAGGCTGCACTTATTCTGGTTGAAATGTGTGAGAAGGGAAGTGCCTCCTTTAGCACGATAAGTTTTCCTACACAGTTGATGATTAGGGAGACCACTAGAGAATTGAATGCTAGTCTTTAA